In Quercus lobata isolate SW786 chromosome 12, ValleyOak3.0 Primary Assembly, whole genome shotgun sequence, a genomic segment contains:
- the LOC115970384 gene encoding uncharacterized protein LOC115970384, with translation MWNTEKVNVTQLAKSEQETHVSVKVISSNLDYILTTIYASPRFREICILWNNLKNVANLCDKRWIIAGDFNEMLVDGDKFGGRTVSANWSLIFKECLDSCNMIDLGFTGPRFTLSNRRDILDLIQERIDRFFANPSWCALHPNARVSHLVRCHSNHCPILLESDPGSDVYLPQPFRFQSFWLEDPTFPRVVSDTWDQSSSLQEVSENFATKAVDWNKNHFGNIFIKKKLVMAKLGRVQKVLTSHPSSSLLALENNLHSELNDILSQEEELWVQKSRINRLVHGDRNTSFYHVSTIVRRRRNCISCIKNDAGGGFIMKRRLWSSLGGGLIGFSLQVWLVLPSLLLNPLGGILPSLRRRRIPFACLFLMEISGS, from the coding sequence ATGTGGAACACTGAGAAGGTGAATGTTACTCAGCTTGCCAAGTCTGAACAGGAAACCCATGTTTCGGTTAAGGTAATCTCTTCCAACCTTGATTACATTCTTACTACcatttatgctagtcctaggtTTCGTGAAATATGTATTTTGTGgaataatttgaaaaatgttgCTAACCTTTGTGACAAGCGTTGGATTATTGCTGGTGATTTCAACGAAATGCTTGTTGATGGGGATAAATTTGGGGGTAGGACTGTCAGTGCCAATTGGTCCTTAATCTTCAAAGAATGTCTTGATAGCTGTAATATGATTGATTTAGGGTTTACGGGTCCCCGTTTTACTTTGTCTAATCGgagagatattttggatctgaTTCAAGAAAGAATTGATCGATTTTTTGCCAATCCAAGCTGGTGTGCATTACATCCCAATGCGAGGGTGAGTCATTTGGTTCGCTGCCACTCTAATCATTGCCCCATTCTGTTGGAATCTGATCCGGGTAGTGATGTTTACCTTCCTCAGCCCTTCAGGTTTCAAAGTTTTTGGCTTGAAGATCCGACCTTTCCCAGGGTTGTCTCAGATACTTGGGACCAATCCTCCTCCTTACAAGAAGTGTCGGAAAATTTTGCTACTAAGGCAGTGGATTGGAATAAAAACCATTTTGGTAATATCTTCATCAAAAAGAAACTAGTAATGGCCAAATTGGGCAGAGTCCAAAAAGTTTTGACGAGTCACCCCTCTTCATCCTTGCTAGCCTTGGAAAACAATCTACACAGTGAGCTAAATGATATTCTGAGTCAGGAAGAGGAGCTTTGGGTTCAGAAATCTCGAATTAATAGATTGGTTCATGGGGATAGAAATACTTCCTTCTATCATGTGTCTACCATTGTTCGAAGAAGGCGTAACTGTATTTCTTGTATAAAAAATGATGCGGGGGGTGGATTCATAATGAAAAGGAGATTGTGGAGTTCATTAGGTGGAGGTTTGATAGGCTTTTCACTTCAAGTTTGGTTAGTGCTCCCCTCACTCCTCCTCAATCCTCTCGGTGGCATTCTACCCTCACTGAGGAGGAGAAGAATACCTTTTGCTTGCCTATTTCTGATGGAAATCTCCGGGTCCTGA
- the LOC115970385 gene encoding uncharacterized protein LOC115970385 — MEDVCDGCKLASENSNHCFWTCKFAREMWESSKLALPFEPDRDCSFKDIMWGLLMEEDSTSEMVAKVTTCAWALWGNQNEVRLDGQRKSRLTLFQKAVQFLEEYYAVLGTDTSTCTPRPQQSTWAPPQGLVYKLNVDGAIFSDLKAMGFGAIIRDEKGAVVAALSRKFHASLGAAEAEAKAAEMGLQFAKDIGVRDIILEGDSLNVYRALQGLSTPPPSVDAVILGVQTACSEFRYVEFSHIRHEGNRPAHLLAKYVKGIDDYCTWIEEFPCFLEHALIHDVNAIPVN, encoded by the coding sequence ATGGAAGATGTATGTGATGGTTGCAAGTTGGCGTCAGAAAATTCGAATCACTGTTTTTGGACATGCAAGTTTGCACGTGAGATGTGGGAGAGTTCTAAGCTAGCTTTGCCTTTTGAACCGGATCGTGACTGTAGCTTTAAGGATATTATGTGGGGCTTGCTTATGGAGGAGGACAGTACATCGGAAATGGTTGCCAAAGTTACGACGTGTGCTTGGGCGTTATGGGGAAATCAGAATGAGGTTAGATTGGATGGGCAACGCAAATCTAGGTTGACTCTGTTTCAGAAGGCAGTACAATTCCTGGAAGAATACTATGCGGTTTTGGGTACTGACACAAGCACATGCACGCCAAGACCTCAACAGTCAACATGGGCCCCTCCACAAGGTTTGGTGTATAAGCTGAATGTGGATGGGGCAATATTCTCAGACCTGAAGGCAATGGGTTTTGGAGCTATCATAAGGGATGAAAAAGGAGCTGTAGTAGCAGCTTTGAGCAGAAAATTCCATGCTTCGTTGGGCGCTGCAGAAGCTGAAGCAAAGGCTGCGGAGATGGGATTACAATTTGCAAAAGATATAGGCGTGCGTGATATTATATTGGAAGGTGACTCATTGAATGTGTACCGGGCGCTTCAGGGCTTGTCAACACCTCCTCCTTCAGTTGATGCAGTGATTCTTGGTGTGCAAACTGCTTGCTCAGAGTTTCGTTATGTCGAGTTCTCCCATATTCGGCACGAAGGAAATAGACCAGCTCATCTTTTAGCAAAATATGTCAAGGGCATTGATGATTATTGTACTTGGATTGAAGAGTTTCCTTGTTTTTTAGAACATGCTCTTATCCATGATGTAAATGCTATTCCAGtgaattaa